In the genome of Xenopus laevis strain J_2021 chromosome 1S, Xenopus_laevis_v10.1, whole genome shotgun sequence, one region contains:
- the macir.S gene encoding macrophage immunometabolism regulator has product MEVDINGVNRTNNSVPSTAEGSSPSKPDPEKPRCSSTPCSPIRRTVSGYQILHMDANFLVGFTTGEELLKLAQKCATTEENPGESLPPLRTKQLESGLSRSSRIYKARGRQYQPYEIPAVNGRRRRRMPSSGDKCNKAAPYEPYKAVHGPLPLCLLKGKRAHSKSLDYLNLDKMNIKESADTEVLQYQLQHLTLRGDRVFARNNT; this is encoded by the coding sequence ATGGAGGTGGATATTAATGGAGTTAATAGGACTAACAATTCCGTTCCCAGTACAGCAGAAGGGAGTTCTCCATCCAAGCCAGATCCAGAGAAACCTCGTTGCTCTAGCACCCCTTGTTCTCCAATTCGCCGGACTGTGTCCGGCTACCAGATCCTGCACATGGATGCCAATTTCTTGGTTGGGTTTACCACCGGTGAAGAGCTTTTAAAATTAGCTCAGAAATGTGCAACCactgaagaaaatcctggtgagTCATTGCCACCTTTACGCACCAAGCAGTTGGAATCTGGACTTTCTCGCTCCTCTCGGATATACAAAGCTAGAGGGCGGCAATACCAGCCGTATGAAATCCCAGCCGTCAACGGAAGGAGACGAAGGCGAATGCCAAGCTCAGGTGATAAGTGCAATAAAGCTGCTCCATATGAACCTTACAAAGCTGTCCATGGTCCTTTGCCACTTTGTCTACTTAAAGGTAAAAGAGCCCACTCAAAGTCTTTGGACTACCTCAATCTAGATAAAATGAACATCAAGGAGTCTGCCGACACGGAAGTGTTACAGTATCAGCTTCAGCACCTTACTCTGAGAGGGGATCGTGTGTTTGCCAGGAATAATACATGA